A single genomic interval of Fibrobacter sp. UWB13 harbors:
- a CDS encoding Ig-like domain-containing protein: MKGFGQIALASVVSIFGISAVHAADAAAKIQASEVVTLPSDAAYGGGDKVGSQLIAATYNAGKGPGIWIVADGGYRLYHNGSLLAEDNQAGRVRFIPMTFLPGENAISVVSVNGKGAPGVLVQIDDLDKSYYSGSGWKSKPVVSNNSWKNKGRDLSQWGGATTLSYANNKLPSGGALGNFAANTQAKWIWTSDESDPTAVLLFTFNVKAEGFGVSTTGGDAGKVVIASDSASIRKYLQSNDAVTILVPEGTYDFRRMRNAVTEANAAGRTWCRTTCGETNRVTGKTNKFYRIAFEKNSCASLGESGLEIVKESDNLQAWSNWITTKPNKSLVGMGRGANLRGASIAVRSNEGSGNHIYRNLAIYDVNPHLIEGGDGLETVGTASKHVDKFWADHISYKWISDGMDMEFVDNATISYLDFDGANEYNCWGTDPYMALVEDAHLTYANNYWHNTYGRVPKVTGENNGSQVHLYNQYVDYNRFFVAGANGHSANAKAYVRYENSYISDGQGYLAEWGDNGYVYFSGVTFGNGTKQQHRYNGTVKQGIPQAETFNPSYSFEKRNVADLPKEIPNLSGVGGRYGKMPEYNQGFGQSNKAASVTLTAPAAGAKITASADVTLKADAKDNDGSVKSVAFYVGNTLVGTSTTAPYQVTAKNLASGTHSAVAVVTDNSGLTWMSEYVTFTVESAAESSSSTVAESSSSEVSSSSVAESSSSATPASSSSEGTIGIASPMQRATEAEAGFYRIFDIQGRPLYSGNSKPARMPAAHVIVIEYSKTGKTLRHYIQ, from the coding sequence ATGAAAGGTTTTGGTCAAATAGCGCTTGCAAGCGTTGTCTCAATTTTCGGAATTTCCGCAGTACATGCGGCAGATGCGGCTGCAAAAATTCAAGCCTCTGAAGTCGTTACGCTCCCGTCCGACGCCGCTTACGGCGGTGGCGACAAAGTCGGTTCACAGCTGATTGCCGCCACGTACAACGCCGGGAAAGGCCCAGGCATTTGGATTGTCGCCGATGGCGGTTACAGGCTCTACCACAACGGTTCACTCCTCGCCGAAGATAATCAGGCAGGCCGAGTACGCTTTATCCCGATGACATTCCTGCCCGGCGAAAACGCCATTTCTGTCGTGAGCGTGAACGGCAAAGGCGCCCCGGGCGTTCTCGTGCAAATCGACGACCTCGACAAATCTTACTATTCCGGCAGTGGCTGGAAGTCAAAGCCCGTTGTCAGCAACAACTCCTGGAAAAACAAGGGCCGCGACCTCTCGCAATGGGGAGGCGCCACAACGCTTTCTTACGCAAACAACAAGCTCCCGAGTGGCGGTGCGCTCGGAAACTTCGCCGCAAACACACAAGCGAAATGGATTTGGACAAGCGATGAATCCGACCCGACAGCAGTGCTCCTTTTCACGTTCAACGTGAAAGCCGAAGGCTTTGGCGTATCCACAACGGGTGGCGACGCAGGCAAAGTCGTCATTGCAAGCGATTCCGCAAGCATCCGCAAGTACTTGCAGAGCAACGATGCGGTCACGATTCTCGTGCCCGAAGGCACTTACGACTTCAGGCGGATGCGCAATGCGGTGACCGAGGCGAATGCGGCCGGACGTACCTGGTGCCGCACGACTTGCGGCGAGACGAACCGCGTGACGGGCAAGACGAACAAGTTCTACCGTATCGCCTTCGAGAAAAACAGTTGCGCGAGCCTCGGCGAATCCGGACTTGAAATCGTGAAGGAATCGGACAATCTGCAGGCGTGGAGCAACTGGATTACCACCAAGCCTAACAAGAGTCTTGTGGGCATGGGCCGTGGCGCAAATCTCCGCGGAGCATCCATCGCCGTGCGCAGTAACGAAGGTTCTGGGAACCACATCTACCGCAACCTCGCCATTTACGATGTGAACCCGCACTTGATCGAAGGCGGCGACGGCCTTGAAACCGTAGGCACCGCCAGCAAGCACGTAGACAAATTTTGGGCCGACCATATCAGCTACAAATGGATTTCCGATGGCATGGATATGGAATTTGTTGACAACGCCACCATCAGTTATCTCGATTTTGACGGAGCCAACGAATACAACTGCTGGGGTACCGACCCTTACATGGCTCTCGTTGAAGACGCCCATTTAACTTACGCCAACAACTACTGGCACAACACTTACGGTCGCGTCCCGAAAGTCACCGGTGAAAACAACGGCTCGCAAGTTCATTTGTACAATCAGTACGTTGATTACAACCGATTCTTTGTCGCAGGCGCAAACGGTCACAGCGCAAACGCCAAGGCTTATGTGCGCTACGAAAACAGCTACATCAGCGATGGTCAAGGCTACCTCGCCGAATGGGGCGATAACGGCTACGTTTACTTTAGCGGAGTTACGTTCGGGAACGGCACCAAGCAACAGCACCGCTACAACGGCACCGTGAAGCAAGGCATTCCGCAGGCAGAAACATTCAACCCGAGCTACAGTTTTGAAAAGCGCAATGTCGCAGACCTTCCGAAAGAAATCCCGAACCTCTCGGGCGTGGGCGGACGCTACGGCAAAATGCCCGAATACAACCAGGGCTTCGGTCAAAGCAACAAGGCTGCAAGCGTAACGCTCACCGCACCTGCCGCTGGCGCAAAAATCACTGCAAGCGCAGACGTAACCTTAAAAGCCGACGCCAAGGATAACGACGGCTCCGTGAAAAGCGTAGCATTCTACGTCGGCAACACGCTCGTTGGAACATCGACCACTGCGCCGTACCAGGTCACCGCCAAGAATCTCGCCTCAGGCACACATTCCGCAGTCGCCGTCGTGACGGACAATTCCGGACTCACATGGATGTCTGAATACGTGACGTTCACCGTCGAAAGCGCAGCAGAATCTAGCAGTTCAACAGTCGCTGAATCCAGCTCTAGCGAAGTTTCTTCATCGAGCGTCGCGGAATCTAGCTCCAGTGCGACACCCGCAAGCAGCTCCAGCGAAGGGACCATCGGCATCGCCTCCCCCATGCAGCGCGCGACCGAAGCCGAAGCAGGCTTCTACCGCATCTTTGACATTCAGGGTCGCCCGCTGTACTCCGGCAACAGCAAGCCCGCCAGGATGCCCGCTGCGCACGTCATCGTGATTGAATACTCCAAAACAGGCAAAACATTACGCCACTATATCCAATAA
- a CDS encoding LamG-like jellyroll fold domain-containing protein, with protein MKFCKNILAVSIASTAIFGGCSSDSQIAGNSAETGSPELAGIFLLDNGKPAAFARVHCVPSDFDAASGELPAAYTTDTDSTGYYSLDSIPAGTYAVETFHEESGKRFLVQNVSITEDDSIAVSDTLRAPGSVEIAFNSLIEDGTSAMVTIPGTTILRKVIVHAQKAIIDSLPTDTLGLRIYIENDTLDYGDVFVKSDTTVQTLVNYPLIEYTFVAPLALPEGEDTLSSFVSDIPLALRLTAENSDIDTLARLQGRWEVVRISKDGKRSKKLPIVNSVLDEKEAIFWVSVDSLNVSDSLELSFNNALEPGYAHDVFPTNRSYSLVYHFDSETDIKDDAEKGYFDGSLTAAETGTETVANLNADGVLGTSITLDATTSIIATNSAKIDSTRKVNLSFDGKQFCFSLWVNLESLKQQTIFEKNDEYALRYSPEQGFVVEFYHIATENAADEGATDTASYKQTWASGTKGIEAGKWIFIAFSKHSIPQTNYFINSAPIEAEETRSDWDGNREFADFKIGGFNGKIDELMLGSAFRDDSWTRLTYLNQKPEDSWPKLSARK; from the coding sequence ATGAAGTTCTGCAAAAACATATTGGCTGTTTCGATTGCGTCCACCGCAATTTTTGGAGGTTGCTCCTCCGACAGCCAAATTGCAGGCAACAGCGCCGAGACGGGTTCTCCTGAACTCGCCGGCATTTTCCTTTTGGATAACGGCAAGCCCGCCGCATTTGCGCGCGTGCATTGCGTCCCTAGCGACTTTGACGCGGCCTCAGGCGAGCTCCCCGCCGCCTACACCACGGATACGGATTCCACAGGCTACTACAGCCTCGATTCCATTCCTGCAGGCACTTACGCCGTCGAAACTTTCCATGAAGAATCCGGCAAGCGGTTCCTCGTACAAAACGTAAGCATCACCGAAGACGATTCCATCGCCGTTAGCGACACACTCCGCGCACCAGGCTCTGTCGAAATCGCGTTCAACAGCCTCATTGAAGACGGCACGTCCGCCATGGTCACAATCCCCGGAACAACCATCTTACGCAAAGTGATCGTTCACGCGCAAAAGGCCATTATCGACAGCTTGCCCACCGACACGCTTGGTCTCAGAATTTATATAGAAAACGACACGTTGGATTACGGGGATGTCTTCGTCAAATCAGATACGACCGTCCAGACGCTCGTCAACTATCCACTCATCGAATACACGTTCGTCGCCCCGCTTGCACTCCCCGAAGGCGAAGACACTCTCTCGTCTTTTGTGAGCGACATTCCGCTTGCGCTCCGCCTGACTGCAGAAAACAGCGACATCGATACACTCGCTCGCTTGCAAGGCCGCTGGGAAGTTGTACGCATTTCAAAAGATGGCAAGCGCAGCAAAAAGCTCCCGATTGTGAATTCAGTCCTTGACGAAAAAGAAGCTATTTTCTGGGTAAGCGTGGATTCTCTAAACGTTTCCGACTCACTCGAACTTTCATTCAACAACGCGCTTGAACCAGGTTACGCTCACGACGTATTCCCGACCAACCGCAGCTATTCGCTCGTGTACCATTTCGATAGCGAAACCGACATCAAGGACGATGCCGAAAAGGGCTATTTCGACGGATCGCTAACCGCCGCAGAAACGGGAACCGAAACGGTGGCAAATCTCAACGCAGACGGTGTACTCGGCACATCCATTACGCTAGACGCAACAACTTCAATCATCGCGACAAACTCCGCCAAGATAGACTCCACTCGCAAGGTTAATTTGTCCTTTGACGGCAAGCAATTCTGTTTTTCGCTGTGGGTCAATCTCGAATCGCTAAAGCAACAGACCATCTTTGAAAAAAATGATGAATACGCACTCCGCTACTCACCTGAACAAGGCTTTGTCGTAGAATTCTATCACATCGCCACAGAAAATGCCGCCGATGAAGGTGCCACAGACACCGCAAGTTACAAACAAACGTGGGCGTCAGGCACAAAAGGAATTGAAGCAGGCAAATGGATATTCATTGCATTCAGCAAGCATTCCATACCGCAAACAAATTACTTTATCAACAGTGCACCAATCGAAGCCGAAGAAACCCGCAGCGATTGGGATGGCAACCGAGAATTTGCAGACTTTAAAATCGGCGGATTCAACGGGAAAATAGACGAGCTCATGCTCGGTAGCGCATTCCGCGACGATTCCTGGACTCGCCTCACCTACCTCAATCAAAAGCCCGAAGATTCCTGGCCAAAACTTTCCGCGAGAAAATAA
- a CDS encoding glycosyltransferase, translated as MFLTVLTYIAIGLLAILAIFYLGLEVRFYRALGRVREGFADPKPLPKVSILIAARNESEGIRETLDSVLSQDYEGEWEVWVADDRSTDDTPKILAEYEAKFERLHVLTIDSIPEGVSPKKQALSKLIDACNGEILCLTDADCIVQPSWIKFLVKEFEPGIELVAGHSYIPTDKSSPFIICMQAVETLIYRIAGTAGLAMHLPLTSTGNNLAYRKSFFQSVNGFTGVIKIQSGDDDLLMQKLAADRPWAMRYCITPATFVTTSGKETLKALWEQRKRWASKTIYYTPKIVFVLSMVFLFLTMLCITAAFSIFSFKIFVATLIAFLCKSVGDMVLIIRGLKIFKQEHLLKWCIPVEFIHAPFTVLAVLFGLFGRFKWK; from the coding sequence ATGTTCCTTACGGTTTTGACATACATAGCCATCGGGCTTTTGGCAATACTCGCCATCTTCTATCTCGGGTTAGAAGTGCGGTTCTACCGTGCGCTCGGGCGTGTGCGCGAAGGCTTTGCCGACCCAAAACCGCTCCCGAAGGTGAGCATCCTGATTGCGGCGCGTAACGAATCCGAAGGCATCCGCGAAACGCTCGATTCCGTCCTCTCGCAAGATTACGAGGGCGAATGGGAGGTCTGGGTAGCCGATGACCGCTCCACGGACGACACCCCGAAGATTCTCGCGGAATACGAAGCAAAGTTTGAACGCCTCCATGTGCTCACGATTGATTCCATTCCCGAAGGCGTGAGCCCTAAAAAGCAGGCCCTTTCAAAGCTCATCGATGCCTGCAACGGTGAAATTCTCTGCCTCACAGACGCCGACTGCATCGTACAGCCGTCCTGGATCAAGTTCCTCGTCAAGGAATTTGAACCGGGGATTGAACTTGTCGCCGGGCATTCGTACATTCCGACCGACAAGAGTTCGCCGTTCATCATCTGCATGCAAGCGGTCGAAACGCTGATTTACCGCATCGCAGGCACAGCAGGCCTCGCCATGCACCTCCCGCTCACAAGCACTGGCAACAACCTCGCCTACCGCAAGAGTTTCTTCCAGAGCGTGAACGGCTTTACGGGCGTCATCAAGATCCAGAGCGGAGACGACGACCTCCTGATGCAAAAACTGGCAGCCGACCGTCCATGGGCCATGCGCTACTGCATCACGCCCGCCACGTTCGTCACCACAAGCGGCAAGGAAACACTCAAGGCCCTCTGGGAACAGCGCAAACGTTGGGCATCAAAGACCATCTACTACACCCCGAAAATCGTCTTTGTGCTCTCGATGGTGTTCCTGTTCCTTACCATGCTCTGCATCACCGCAGCATTCTCGATTTTCAGTTTCAAAATTTTCGTCGCCACATTGATAGCGTTCTTGTGCAAGAGCGTAGGCGACATGGTTCTCATTATTCGCGGGCTCAAAATATTCAAGCAGGAACACCTCCTCAAGTGGTGCATCCCGGTTGAGTTCATCCACGCCCCCTTTACCGTACTGGCCGTTCTGTTCGGACTGTTCGGACGTTTTAAGTGGAAATAA
- a CDS encoding DNA topoisomerase III, with the protein MATTKTTTKATTKTTTKKTATKTAKAAVEGKTLIIAEKPSVAADLVKVLGAKSFKKETAYYESDTTIVSHAIGHLVGIADPKDIDERYKAWDMKTLPMLPEKFPLVALPTTKAHLSALGKLIKRKDVTTIINACDAGREGELIFYYIVDYILKGNFKGKTFKRLWMQSMTPAAIKDAFEHLRTEEDMVNLRNAALCRSEADWLVGMNGSRGLTAYNSSMGGFQITPCGRVQTPTLAIIVKREEERNRFVPQKFWTIEASFDNSGAGYQGKWFTVDKENNKDRVKQIFDETRAQEILAKCKGKTGSIEETTAPSQQKCGQLYDLTTLQREANNRFGFSAKTTLSIAQSLYEHYKATTYPRTDSRCLPEDYVAPVKATLGKIEGPLAKFAQEALDKNYVKRTPKVFDNSKISDHFAIIPTGVVPKGLSEAEEKIYTMICQRFIAVFFPPAQYLNTTRITTVENETFITEGKILVDPGFKAIYGKESDEESNIPKLNGNTAKTLAIESKEDFTKPPAHYTESTLLSMMESAGKLVEDDELRDAMKERGLGTPATRAAIIEKLVSDKYVVRDGKEMIPTAKAFDLIKVLSAMNCEALTSPELTGEWEYKMDLISKGKESREAFMNGIVEMTKTMVKNIKGFKEESTTGEASFSPVNGKKVFETVSRYTTEDGIVIRKIVGGKHLSESEIVELLTKRKIGPLTGFRSKKGAEFSAGLIINDQNKVEFVFEEKPEEIELGEVIGKSPVDGSDVYETLTGYVSESYVKKEPSGLSLPKILLGKEIPLDDIKKLLAGEKTSLIKGFRSNKTRRLFDAYLTLVKGKLKFEFPPREFKPRRFGVKKKSEE; encoded by the coding sequence ATGGCAACGACTAAAACAACAACTAAGGCGACAACTAAAACCACTACAAAGAAGACCGCCACCAAAACGGCAAAAGCGGCAGTCGAAGGTAAGACGCTCATCATCGCGGAAAAACCCAGCGTGGCAGCCGACCTCGTCAAAGTGCTCGGTGCAAAGTCCTTCAAGAAAGAAACCGCCTATTACGAAAGCGACACGACCATCGTAAGCCATGCGATCGGTCACCTCGTAGGTATCGCCGACCCGAAGGATATTGACGAACGTTACAAGGCATGGGACATGAAGACGCTCCCCATGCTCCCCGAAAAGTTCCCGCTCGTTGCCCTCCCAACCACTAAAGCCCATCTCTCCGCCCTCGGCAAGCTCATCAAGCGCAAGGACGTGACGACGATTATAAACGCGTGCGATGCGGGCCGCGAAGGTGAACTGATTTTCTATTACATCGTGGACTACATCCTCAAGGGGAACTTCAAGGGCAAGACGTTCAAGAGACTTTGGATGCAGAGCATGACGCCTGCCGCCATCAAGGACGCCTTTGAACACCTCCGTACCGAAGAAGACATGGTGAACTTGAGGAACGCCGCCCTCTGCCGTAGCGAAGCCGACTGGCTCGTAGGCATGAACGGCAGCCGTGGCCTCACCGCCTACAACAGCTCGATGGGCGGGTTCCAGATTACGCCGTGCGGACGCGTGCAGACCCCAACGCTTGCCATTATCGTGAAGCGCGAAGAAGAACGCAACCGCTTTGTGCCGCAAAAGTTCTGGACCATCGAAGCCTCGTTCGACAACTCCGGAGCCGGTTACCAAGGCAAGTGGTTCACCGTCGATAAAGAAAACAACAAGGACCGCGTCAAGCAGATTTTTGACGAAACCCGCGCCCAGGAAATTCTCGCCAAGTGCAAGGGGAAGACTGGCTCCATCGAAGAGACCACCGCCCCGAGCCAGCAAAAATGCGGCCAGCTCTATGACCTCACCACGCTCCAGCGCGAAGCGAACAACCGCTTCGGCTTTAGCGCTAAGACAACGCTTTCCATTGCCCAGTCGCTCTATGAACATTACAAGGCGACCACATACCCGCGTACCGATAGCCGTTGCTTGCCCGAAGACTACGTCGCTCCGGTGAAAGCCACCCTCGGCAAGATCGAAGGTCCGCTCGCCAAGTTTGCGCAAGAAGCTTTGGACAAGAACTACGTGAAGCGCACGCCTAAGGTTTTCGACAATTCCAAGATTTCGGACCACTTCGCCATCATCCCGACAGGCGTCGTGCCGAAGGGACTCTCCGAAGCCGAAGAAAAAATCTACACGATGATTTGCCAGCGCTTTATTGCGGTGTTCTTCCCGCCTGCGCAGTACTTGAACACGACCCGCATCACGACGGTCGAAAACGAAACCTTCATCACCGAAGGCAAGATTCTCGTGGACCCGGGCTTCAAGGCTATTTACGGCAAGGAATCCGACGAAGAATCGAACATTCCAAAGCTGAACGGCAACACCGCCAAGACGCTTGCAATTGAATCGAAGGAAGACTTTACCAAGCCGCCAGCACACTACACCGAAAGCACGCTTTTGTCGATGATGGAAAGTGCAGGTAAGCTCGTGGAAGACGATGAACTGCGTGACGCCATGAAGGAACGCGGTCTCGGAACGCCTGCCACACGCGCCGCCATCATTGAAAAGCTCGTGAGCGACAAGTACGTTGTCCGCGACGGCAAGGAAATGATCCCGACCGCAAAGGCTTTTGACCTCATCAAGGTCCTCTCCGCCATGAACTGCGAAGCCCTCACCAGCCCGGAACTCACCGGAGAATGGGAATACAAGATGGACCTCATCTCGAAGGGCAAGGAATCTCGCGAAGCGTTCATGAACGGCATCGTCGAAATGACAAAGACGATGGTGAAAAATATCAAGGGATTCAAGGAAGAAAGCACGACTGGCGAAGCAAGCTTCAGCCCCGTGAACGGCAAGAAGGTTTTCGAAACGGTCAGCCGCTACACCACCGAAGACGGCATCGTCATCCGCAAAATTGTGGGCGGCAAGCACTTGTCCGAAAGTGAAATCGTAGAGCTCTTGACCAAGCGCAAGATTGGACCGCTCACAGGTTTCCGTAGCAAGAAGGGCGCTGAATTTTCAGCAGGCCTCATCATCAATGACCAGAACAAAGTTGAATTTGTCTTTGAAGAAAAGCCCGAAGAAATCGAACTCGGTGAAGTTATCGGCAAGTCTCCGGTAGACGGCTCCGACGTTTACGAAACGCTCACGGGCTACGTTTCCGAAAGCTATGTGAAGAAGGAACCGAGCGGGCTTTCGCTTCCGAAGATTCTTCTCGGCAAAGAAATTCCACTCGACGACATCAAGAAATTGCTCGCCGGCGAAAAGACTTCGCTTATCAAGGGCTTCCGCAGCAACAAGACTCGCCGCCTGTTCGACGCCTACCTCACGCTCGTGAAAGGCAAGCTCAAGTTCGAATTCCCGCCACGAGAATTCAAGCCCCGCCGATTCGGTGTGAAGAAAAAGAGTGAAGAGTGA